Proteins from a genomic interval of Streptomyces fodineus:
- a CDS encoding helix-turn-helix domain-containing protein, with protein MSRWKQLPDSLDPRVRQLAVQMRRIKDHSGLGLQALAARTGYSRASWDRYLNGRALPPQEAVAALARACDIDPARLLALHEVAVAAGRGGEGAGRAGEPEAGADSVPGGEEPAGRGRGRRMLAVVLASAVLVTAVIVLLVAAPWNGGRERIDGRPVPADATASASGTGAAKGPFVYRAGKDYPCRVHRAQDGLLYAGYSTTRVGLIGSGSSQWSVVEAQCLLRHHGFSPGMADGAFGSRTERAVERLQEGAHLRVDGVIGEDTWGVLRK; from the coding sequence GTGTCTCGTTGGAAGCAGTTGCCGGACTCACTCGACCCGCGAGTGCGGCAACTCGCCGTACAGATGCGCCGGATCAAGGACCACAGCGGTCTGGGCCTGCAGGCACTGGCCGCCCGGACGGGCTACAGCCGTGCCTCCTGGGACCGCTATCTCAACGGCCGGGCGCTACCGCCGCAGGAGGCGGTGGCGGCACTGGCCCGCGCCTGCGACATCGACCCCGCCCGGCTGCTGGCCCTGCACGAGGTGGCCGTGGCGGCGGGGCGGGGCGGGGAGGGTGCCGGCCGGGCGGGGGAGCCGGAGGCGGGGGCGGACTCCGTTCCCGGCGGGGAGGAACCGGCGGGACGCGGCAGGGGACGGCGGATGCTCGCCGTCGTACTGGCGTCGGCCGTGCTCGTGACCGCGGTGATCGTCCTGCTGGTGGCCGCGCCGTGGAACGGCGGACGGGAGCGGATCGACGGCCGGCCGGTTCCGGCGGACGCCACGGCGTCGGCCTCGGGGACGGGAGCGGCGAAGGGGCCCTTCGTGTACCGGGCCGGCAAGGACTACCCGTGCCGGGTGCACCGCGCCCAGGACGGGCTGCTGTACGCGGGGTACAGCACCACCCGCGTCGGCCTGATCGGCTCGGGATCGTCGCAGTGGTCCGTCGTGGAGGCGCAGTGCCTGCTGCGCCACCACGGCTTCTCGCCGGGGATGGCCGACGGGGCGTTCGGCTCCCGCACCGAGCGCGCGGTGGAGCGGTTGCAGGAGGGAGCACACCTGCGCGTGGACGGGGTCATCGGCGAGGACACCTGGGGGGTGCTGCGGAAATGA
- a CDS encoding helix-turn-helix domain-containing protein — MTSGAASGDRPVECERLAEALRGLRTRTGLSLAALAAKTPYSKSSWDRYLNARTLPPRQAVAELCDLAGEDPARPLALWELADAAVSGRGAGGKTASGDVAGRQTARGGVEGAKTARGGVTGGRTAGEGGLAGTSSPAPPAEPPPPEDAGSAPRRPARRGLLAAVVGGGLTVAAVMVSLAATGAFSESGRAPSAPPSSSVPALAQGCHGSGCTGKDPEMYGCGADPVPVTLGRQSFPGPTVVKIRHSSVCGAVWARIDLGKVGDRAEILVPHHAPWRIEVKDGYDAKDSLSTPMVAATGADLDRVRACLVRDGERHCFGPQH; from the coding sequence ATGACGTCCGGCGCCGCGTCCGGCGACCGGCCGGTGGAGTGCGAGCGGCTGGCGGAGGCCTTGCGCGGGCTGCGGACCCGGACGGGGCTGAGCCTGGCCGCACTGGCGGCGAAGACGCCGTACAGCAAGTCGTCCTGGGACCGCTATCTCAACGCCAGGACGCTGCCGCCCCGGCAGGCCGTCGCGGAACTGTGCGACCTGGCGGGCGAGGACCCGGCTCGGCCGCTCGCGCTGTGGGAGCTGGCGGACGCGGCGGTGAGCGGACGTGGGGCGGGTGGGAAGACGGCGAGCGGGGATGTGGCGGGTCGGCAAACGGCGCGCGGGGGTGTGGAGGGTGCGAAAACGGCGCGCGGCGGTGTGACGGGCGGGCGTACGGCAGGCGAGGGCGGCCTCGCGGGCACGTCGTCCCCCGCACCCCCCGCCGAGCCGCCTCCGCCCGAGGACGCCGGCAGCGCGCCCAGGCGTCCGGCCCGGCGCGGCCTGCTCGCCGCGGTCGTGGGCGGCGGGCTCACGGTCGCCGCGGTCATGGTGTCACTGGCGGCCACCGGCGCGTTCAGCGAGTCCGGCCGGGCCCCGTCCGCGCCCCCGTCCTCCTCCGTGCCCGCACTGGCGCAGGGCTGCCACGGCAGCGGCTGCACCGGCAAGGACCCCGAGATGTACGGCTGCGGAGCCGACCCGGTGCCGGTGACCCTAGGCCGGCAGAGCTTCCCCGGGCCGACCGTGGTCAAGATCCGGCACAGCAGCGTCTGCGGTGCGGTGTGGGCACGGATCGACCTCGGGAAGGTGGGGGACCGGGCGGAGATCCTCGTACCGCATCACGCGCCGTGGCGGATCGAGGTCAAGGACGGGTACGACGCCAAGGACTCCCTGTCGACCCCGATGGTCGCCGCTACCGGCGCCGACCTGGACCGGGTGCGGGCCTGTCTGGTCCGCGACGGCGAGCGGCACTGCTTCGGCCCGCAGCACTAG
- a CDS encoding YncE family protein: MQQSPRAGREGDVLAVVSQSGPTVSFYDVASDRHLGTTEVPAEPHELCFDPTHRLLWCSTSYRSGYYHANSGRSTRLTAIDADSRRIVEVIDLAPEHGPHGLALDPARGRLYVSVEGSADRPGGVVIIDTATRRPLGRIDTGAPGPHWFAIDPTGRRGYATNKEAPFVSVVDLDQGALTAKVEVPGSEGLAVSADGTQVFVAAPYLGAPEGHTPGIRVIDAHTLSVTATLPTEHVVVPVHVTPTGRLLAGQLRMTPDPASHLGRQAPGRLTVFSATTQERLGELEVGLFPLTVHSSPDGRLAYVACVSSSTVDVIDLETMSTLTRLDIPKRGEPGAHGLAYLPRAA, encoded by the coding sequence GTGCAGCAGTCACCCCGTGCCGGCCGAGAAGGCGATGTGCTGGCCGTGGTCAGCCAGAGCGGGCCGACGGTCTCGTTCTACGACGTCGCCTCCGACCGCCACCTCGGCACGACCGAAGTCCCGGCCGAACCCCATGAGTTGTGCTTCGACCCCACGCACCGGCTGCTGTGGTGCAGCACGTCGTACCGCTCGGGCTACTACCACGCCAACAGCGGCCGGAGCACCCGGCTGACCGCCATCGACGCCGACAGCCGCCGGATCGTGGAGGTCATCGACCTCGCCCCCGAACACGGCCCGCACGGGCTGGCGTTGGACCCGGCACGCGGCCGCCTCTACGTCAGTGTGGAGGGCTCGGCGGACCGCCCCGGCGGCGTGGTGATCATCGACACCGCCACTCGCCGTCCCCTGGGCAGGATCGACACCGGGGCGCCCGGGCCGCACTGGTTCGCCATCGATCCGACGGGCCGCAGGGGCTACGCCACCAACAAGGAGGCGCCGTTCGTCTCGGTGGTCGACCTCGACCAGGGCGCCCTCACCGCGAAGGTGGAGGTACCGGGCAGCGAGGGCCTGGCGGTCTCCGCCGACGGCACGCAGGTCTTCGTGGCCGCCCCGTACCTGGGCGCGCCCGAGGGCCACACACCAGGCATCCGCGTCATCGACGCCCACACCCTGTCCGTGACCGCCACCCTGCCCACCGAGCATGTCGTCGTGCCGGTGCATGTGACGCCGACGGGCAGGCTGCTCGCCGGCCAGCTCCGTATGACCCCCGACCCGGCGTCCCACCTCGGCCGCCAGGCACCGGGCCGCCTCACCGTGTTCTCGGCGACCACCCAAGAACGCCTCGGCGAACTGGAGGTCGGCCTCTTCCCCCTCACCGTCCACTCCTCCCCCGACGGCCGGCTCGCCTACGTGGCCTGCGTCTCCTCGTCGACGGTCGACGTCATCGACCTGGAGACGATGAGCACCCTGACCCGGCTGGACATCCCGAAGCGGGGCGAACCGGGGGCGCACGGCCTGGCGTACCTTCCGCGGGCGGCCTGA
- a CDS encoding glycosyltransferase family 39 protein — protein sequence MTSATDPLPHATTATSAPPAPDAGAPERAPRWSLPALLAVLLLAAVLYTWNLSGSGLNSFYSAAVYSGTRNWKAWFFGSLDAGNFLTVDKPPFADMVMSLSCRILGFGTWQMMLPEVAAGLGAIWILHSCVKRTFGHAAAAVAALVLALTPITVAINRDNNPDTILVLLMVGGAALALRAVRNGRLLPLLGSAGCFGLAFNTKMLAGYIALPAVFAVYLLAARPRLVRRIVNLLLAGAVLAVSSFWWAVTVSLVPASERPYIGGSTDGTAWNLITGYNGLGRLLGGEGNGGGGGGGGFSGSAGLGRMFNHILGGQISWLLPFSAVALVSGLILCGRAPRTDLTRAALVLWGGWTVLHYVTFATAEGTMHPYYTTALAPGIAALCGGGGVLLLRAFRTDKRWAWVLPAGLAGTAGWAIVLLRRASGWHTWLWPAVGVVMAAAIVGLFVFRSGGRVRLFAASGAAAVVAALAGPTAYAWSVPSGSGGGMSGVNPTAGPSTDGGFGGGPGGAGGRGGAGGFPGGGEMPGRNGGQGGGNAEAGGGFPGGGSAPDGSATGASGGAIGGAPNGVPGGTSGGAPGGASGGRQAGGFPGGGANGELPGGQGSSGGTAPNGGSGSTGGRTGAGAGMRGGMRGGGMGGANSELIAYLKKHQDGATWLLAVSNSQSAARIELSAKVPVISMWGFTGTDKAMTVAKLEELVRKGELHYVQLGGGMMGGGPGGAGNSVSSEVTAWVKRHGALVKESAYSKTASSSNSKSSSSSSSSSSSSSSSSTNQSTIYRLDPSDVS from the coding sequence GTGACATCTGCCACCGATCCCCTCCCCCACGCCACGACGGCGACCTCCGCTCCCCCGGCACCGGACGCCGGGGCGCCGGAGCGCGCACCCCGCTGGTCGCTGCCCGCGCTGCTCGCGGTCCTGCTGCTGGCGGCCGTGCTCTACACCTGGAACCTGTCGGGCTCCGGCCTGAACAGCTTCTACAGCGCGGCCGTCTACAGCGGCACCCGGAACTGGAAGGCCTGGTTCTTCGGCTCGCTCGACGCCGGGAACTTCCTCACCGTCGACAAACCGCCGTTCGCCGACATGGTCATGAGCCTGTCGTGCCGGATCCTCGGTTTCGGCACCTGGCAGATGATGCTGCCGGAGGTCGCGGCCGGACTCGGCGCGATCTGGATCCTGCACTCCTGCGTGAAGCGGACGTTCGGGCACGCGGCGGCGGCAGTGGCCGCGCTGGTCCTCGCGCTGACCCCCATCACGGTCGCCATCAACCGGGACAACAACCCCGACACGATCCTCGTCCTGCTGATGGTCGGGGGCGCGGCGCTCGCCCTGCGCGCGGTGCGGAACGGCCGGCTGCTGCCGCTGCTCGGCTCGGCGGGGTGTTTCGGCCTCGCCTTCAACACGAAGATGCTGGCGGGGTACATCGCGCTGCCCGCCGTCTTCGCGGTCTACCTGCTCGCCGCGCGCCCGAGGCTCGTACGGCGGATCGTGAACCTGCTGCTCGCCGGCGCGGTCCTGGCGGTCTCCAGCTTCTGGTGGGCGGTCACCGTGTCCCTGGTCCCCGCCTCCGAGCGGCCCTACATCGGCGGTTCGACGGACGGCACCGCCTGGAACCTGATCACGGGCTACAACGGCCTCGGCCGCCTCCTCGGCGGCGAGGGCAACGGCGGCGGGGGCGGGGGCGGCGGCTTCTCCGGCTCCGCGGGTCTCGGCCGGATGTTCAACCACATCCTCGGCGGCCAGATCTCCTGGCTGCTGCCCTTCTCCGCCGTGGCGCTGGTCTCCGGCCTGATCCTGTGCGGCCGCGCCCCGCGCACCGACCTCACCCGGGCCGCGCTCGTCCTCTGGGGCGGCTGGACGGTCCTGCACTACGTCACCTTCGCGACCGCCGAGGGCACGATGCACCCGTACTACACGACCGCCCTCGCGCCGGGCATCGCGGCGCTGTGCGGAGGCGGCGGCGTGTTGCTGCTGCGCGCGTTCCGCACCGACAAGCGCTGGGCATGGGTCCTGCCGGCGGGTCTCGCCGGCACGGCCGGCTGGGCGATCGTCCTCCTCCGCCGGGCCTCCGGCTGGCACACCTGGCTGTGGCCGGCCGTCGGTGTGGTCATGGCGGCGGCGATCGTGGGCCTGTTCGTCTTCCGCTCCGGGGGCCGGGTACGGCTGTTCGCGGCCTCCGGGGCCGCGGCGGTCGTCGCCGCGCTCGCGGGGCCGACGGCATACGCCTGGTCGGTGCCGTCCGGTTCGGGCGGCGGCATGAGCGGGGTGAACCCGACGGCCGGTCCGTCGACGGACGGCGGCTTCGGCGGCGGCCCCGGCGGGGCCGGTGGCCGGGGCGGCGCCGGGGGCTTCCCGGGCGGCGGGGAGATGCCTGGGCGGAACGGCGGCCAGGGGGGCGGGAACGCCGAGGCGGGTGGCGGTTTCCCTGGTGGCGGCTCCGCGCCGGACGGATCAGCGACCGGCGCGTCCGGCGGAGCAATCGGCGGAGCACCGAACGGCGTACCCGGGGGCACCTCGGGCGGGGCGCCGGGCGGAGCTTCCGGCGGGCGGCAGGCCGGTGGGTTCCCGGGCGGCGGGGCGAACGGTGAACTCCCCGGCGGCCAGGGCTCGTCGGGCGGCACCGCCCCGAACGGCGGCTCGGGAAGCACGGGCGGTCGTACGGGAGCGGGAGCCGGTATGCGCGGCGGCATGAGGGGTGGCGGCATGGGCGGCGCGAACAGCGAGCTGATCGCGTACCTGAAGAAGCATCAGGACGGCGCCACCTGGCTGCTCGCGGTCTCCAACTCGCAGAGCGCGGCCCGGATCGAGCTGAGCGCCAAGGTGCCGGTCATCTCCATGTGGGGCTTCACCGGCACCGACAAGGCGATGACCGTCGCCAAGCTCGAGGAGCTGGTCAGGAAGGGCGAGTTGCACTACGTCCAGCTCGGCGGCGGCATGATGGGCGGCGGCCCCGGGGGAGCCGGCAACAGCGTGTCGTCCGAGGTGACGGCCTGGGTGAAGAGGCACGGGGCGCTGGTGAAGGAGAGTGCGTACAGCAAGACCGCGAGCTCTTCGAACTCGAAGTCGTCCTCGTCCTCTTCCTCGTCCTCTTCCTCGTCCTCTTCCTCCTCCACCAACCAGTCCACGATCTACCGCCTGGACCCGTCGGACGTCAGCTGA
- a CDS encoding serine hydrolase — translation MNSRTSRRTGALAAALGAALLIPAAAAATPAAAATPTVSCTSAQAGLAAKLQKDITAALANRGSTVALGLYDRSTGTTCTLRATSSYDSASTVKVTVLATLLWDAKKHNRYLTDTETSLAKAMITQSDNDATTKLWKQLGLTKIKGFLAAAGMTQTVPGANGYWGLTQENVTDEQKLLKLITARNGVLSDNSRAYILKLMGEVIPAQRWGTPAGAPSTVSVHVKNGWLQRSTHGWRVHSLGTFNGAGHDYMISVLTQDDSTMDYGVTTIQNVAKVIHKDLVPTTPGTAVYTPTSRPSEAFVAVPPQS, via the coding sequence ATGAATTCCCGGACATCAAGGCGTACCGGCGCGCTCGCCGCCGCCCTCGGCGCCGCGCTGCTCATACCGGCGGCCGCCGCCGCCACGCCGGCCGCCGCGGCCACGCCCACCGTCAGCTGTACGTCCGCCCAGGCGGGCCTCGCCGCCAAGCTGCAGAAGGACATCACGGCCGCCCTCGCGAACCGCGGGAGCACGGTCGCCCTCGGCCTGTACGACCGCAGCACCGGCACCACCTGCACCCTGCGCGCCACCAGTTCCTACGACTCGGCCAGCACCGTCAAGGTCACCGTGCTCGCGACCCTGCTCTGGGACGCCAAGAAGCACAACCGCTACCTGACCGACACCGAGACCTCGCTCGCCAAAGCCATGATCACCCAGTCGGACAACGACGCGACGACCAAGCTGTGGAAGCAGCTCGGCCTGACGAAGATCAAGGGCTTCCTGGCCGCCGCCGGGATGACACAGACCGTGCCGGGCGCGAACGGCTACTGGGGCCTGACCCAGGAGAACGTCACCGACGAGCAGAAGCTGCTCAAGCTCATCACCGCCAGGAACGGCGTGCTGAGCGACAACTCCCGCGCCTACATCCTGAAGCTGATGGGCGAGGTCATCCCCGCACAGCGCTGGGGCACCCCGGCCGGCGCGCCGTCCACGGTCTCCGTGCACGTCAAGAACGGCTGGCTGCAGCGCTCCACGCACGGCTGGCGTGTGCACAGCCTCGGCACCTTCAACGGCGCCGGCCACGACTACATGATCTCGGTGCTCACGCAGGACGACAGCACCATGGACTACGGCGTCACCACCATCCAGAACGTCGCCAAGGTCATCCACAAGGACCTCGTGCCGACCACCCCCGGCACCGCGGTCTACACCCCGACCAGCCGGCCCAGCGAGGCGTTCGTCGCGGTGCCGCCGCAGAGCTGA
- a CDS encoding esterase-like activity of phytase family protein translates to MRLRTVLATLTAGLAAATSLTAAGPADANSASSKACSPSVSIDRFSDALDKTTYDGTFVGNFSALAVDGDGSLAALEDRSSLFDLDPRTLQPRRAVHLADEKGADLDSEGLVMDGDGTRLITSETEPSVRRYSADGRILDRLPVPSSLLVAPAGRATANQTFEGLTLLPGGHTLLASMEDAISGDSAGIVRFQTWRRHKDHFRLGAQYAYRTDTGLGVPEVQATPDGRLLVLERGFTPGVGNTVRLYLADPRHATDTSGIENLTGQPDVRLIKKTLLTDIATCPSLGATAKQPQPNPLLDNIEGMTITGRDHTGRLKVLLVSDDNQNPAQTTRFYYLRVRV, encoded by the coding sequence ATGCGCCTGAGAACCGTACTCGCCACCCTGACCGCCGGCCTGGCGGCGGCCACCTCCCTGACCGCCGCCGGGCCCGCCGACGCCAACTCCGCGAGCAGCAAGGCCTGTTCGCCGTCGGTCTCCATCGACCGCTTCTCCGACGCGCTCGACAAGACGACGTACGACGGCACGTTCGTCGGCAACTTCTCCGCGCTCGCGGTCGACGGTGACGGTTCCCTCGCCGCGCTGGAGGACCGTTCCTCCCTGTTCGACCTGGACCCCAGGACCCTGCAGCCGCGGCGGGCCGTCCACCTCGCCGACGAGAAGGGCGCCGACCTCGACTCGGAAGGTCTGGTCATGGACGGCGACGGCACCCGGCTCATCACCTCCGAGACCGAGCCGTCCGTCCGCCGCTACTCCGCCGACGGCAGGATCCTGGACCGCCTTCCGGTCCCGTCCTCCCTCCTCGTCGCCCCGGCCGGCCGCGCCACCGCCAACCAGACCTTCGAGGGCCTGACCCTGCTGCCCGGCGGGCACACCCTGCTGGCCTCCATGGAGGACGCGATCTCGGGCGACTCGGCGGGGATCGTGCGCTTCCAGACCTGGCGGCGGCACAAGGACCACTTCAGGCTCGGCGCCCAGTACGCCTACCGCACCGACACCGGCCTCGGCGTCCCCGAGGTCCAGGCCACCCCCGACGGCCGCCTCCTGGTCCTGGAGCGCGGCTTCACCCCCGGCGTCGGCAACACCGTCCGCCTCTACCTGGCCGACCCCCGCCACGCGACGGACACGAGCGGCATCGAGAACCTGACGGGACAGCCGGACGTCCGCCTGATCAAGAAGACCCTGCTGACGGACATCGCCACCTGCCCCTCCCTCGGCGCCACGGCCAAGCAGCCCCAGCCCAATCCCCTGCTGGACAACATCGAAGGCATGACGATCACCGGCCGTGACCACACCGGCCGCCTGAAGGTCCTCCTGGTGAGCGACGACAACCAGAACCCGGCCCAGACGACGAGGTTCTATTACTTGCGGGTACGCGTCTGA
- a CDS encoding ABC transporter ATP-binding protein → MAAQRGWARRLAAYAWRYPKDVVLALGSSLAGMAVMAVVPLITKVIIDDVIGNHTRSMAPWAGALIGAALLVYVLTYIRRYYGGRLALDVQHDLRTEMYGTITRLDGRRQDELSTGQVVGRATSDLQLIQGLLFMLPMTIGNVLLFLISLVIMAWLSLPLTLVALAVAPALGWIARRSRSKLHPATWYAQAQAAAVAGVVDGAVSGVRVVKGFGQEEQETGKLREVGRRLFAGRLRTIRLNSKYTPALQAVPALGQVAMLALGGWLAVRGHITLGTFVAFSSYLAQLVGPVRMLAMVLTVGQQARAGTERVLELIDTEPTLKEGTKTLPADAPATVEFDDVSFGYDRGSQVLDGLTFEIRPGETLAVVGSSGSGKSTLSLLLPRFYDVTHGAVLIGGHDVRELTLDSLRAAIGLVPEDSFLFSDTVRNNIAYGRPDATQEEIEAAARAAQADRFIAELPEGYDTKVGEQGLTLSGGQRQRIALARALLTDPRLLVLDDATSAVDARVEHEIHEALKHVMEGRTTLLIAHRRSTLNLADRIAVLDGGRLADLGTHEELQERSALYRRLLTDPDELGGVSPGRAEPAVPREDTSVREELDAEFDAERGVTPRLWTGDREPKDQALSGTPATPELLAQVDALPPATDTPDVDEVGAVRREDSYGLRRLLRGFGAPLLLSLLLVAVDAGAGLLLPVLIRHGIDAGVTRMALGAIWSASLLALLTVLVQWAAQIGETRMTGRTGERVLYTLRLKIFAQLQRLGLDYYERELTGRIMTRMTTDVDALSTFLQTGLVTAFVSVVTFFGIMGVLLVIDLQLALVVFATLPPLIVATFFFRRASVKAYELARERVSLVNADLQESVAGLRIVQAFRRERDGGLRFAGRSDSYRSARIRGQWLISVYFPFVQLLSSVAAASVLIAGAHRIEAATLTTGALVAYLLYIDLFFAPVQQLSQVFDGYQQATVSLGRIQELLREPTSTRPADEPLEVLSLRGDIAFEDVHFAYGADEEALTGIELTIPAGQTVAFVGETGAGKSTLVKLVARFYDPTAGRVTVDGTDLRTLDLTSYRHRLGVVPQEAYLFPGTVRDAIAYGRPDATDAEVEAAARAVGAHEMIATLEGGYLHEVAERGRNLSAGQRQLIALARAELVDPDILLLDEATAALDLATEAQVNQATDRLAGRRTTLVVAHRLTTAARADRVVVMDHGRVAEDGTHDELLARDGRYAELWRTFVGRPEPEEPVTAAR, encoded by the coding sequence GTGGCAGCGCAACGGGGATGGGCACGACGGCTGGCGGCATACGCCTGGCGGTATCCGAAGGACGTCGTCCTCGCCCTCGGCTCCTCCCTCGCCGGCATGGCCGTCATGGCCGTCGTACCCCTGATCACCAAGGTGATCATCGACGACGTGATCGGGAACCACACCCGCTCCATGGCCCCCTGGGCCGGCGCCCTGATCGGCGCGGCCCTCCTCGTCTACGTCCTCACCTACATTCGCCGCTACTACGGCGGCCGTCTCGCCCTCGACGTCCAGCACGACCTGCGGACCGAGATGTACGGCACGATCACCCGCCTCGACGGCCGCCGCCAGGACGAGCTGTCCACGGGGCAGGTCGTCGGCCGGGCCACCAGCGACCTCCAGCTGATCCAGGGCCTGCTCTTCATGCTCCCGATGACCATCGGGAACGTCCTGCTCTTCCTGATCTCGCTGGTGATCATGGCGTGGCTGTCGCTGCCGCTGACCCTGGTCGCGCTCGCCGTCGCGCCCGCGCTCGGCTGGATAGCCAGGCGCAGCCGCAGCAAGCTGCACCCCGCCACCTGGTACGCCCAGGCCCAGGCCGCCGCCGTCGCGGGCGTGGTCGACGGCGCGGTCAGCGGCGTACGCGTGGTGAAGGGCTTCGGGCAGGAGGAGCAGGAGACCGGCAAGCTCCGGGAGGTCGGGCGACGGCTGTTCGCGGGGCGCCTGCGCACGATACGGCTGAACAGCAAGTACACCCCCGCCCTCCAGGCCGTCCCGGCCCTCGGGCAGGTCGCGATGCTGGCGCTCGGCGGCTGGCTGGCCGTGCGCGGGCACATCACGCTCGGCACCTTCGTCGCCTTCTCCAGCTATCTCGCCCAGTTGGTCGGCCCGGTCCGGATGCTCGCGATGGTCCTCACGGTCGGCCAGCAGGCCCGGGCCGGCACCGAGCGCGTCCTGGAGCTGATCGACACCGAGCCGACGCTGAAGGAGGGCACGAAGACCCTCCCGGCCGACGCGCCCGCGACCGTCGAGTTCGACGACGTGTCCTTCGGGTACGACCGCGGCTCCCAGGTCCTGGACGGGCTGACCTTCGAGATCCGCCCGGGCGAGACCCTCGCCGTCGTCGGCTCCTCCGGCTCCGGCAAGTCCACCCTCTCCCTCCTGCTCCCGCGCTTCTACGACGTCACCCACGGCGCGGTCCTGATCGGCGGCCACGACGTCCGTGAGCTGACCCTGGACAGCCTGCGGGCCGCGATCGGGCTCGTCCCCGAGGACTCCTTCCTCTTCTCGGACACCGTGCGCAACAACATCGCGTACGGCCGTCCGGACGCCACCCAGGAGGAGATCGAGGCCGCTGCCCGCGCCGCCCAGGCGGATCGTTTCATCGCCGAGCTCCCCGAGGGCTACGACACCAAGGTCGGCGAGCAGGGCCTGACCCTCTCCGGCGGCCAGCGCCAGCGCATCGCGCTCGCCCGCGCCCTGCTCACCGACCCGCGGCTGCTCGTCCTGGACGACGCCACCTCGGCCGTGGACGCCCGGGTCGAGCACGAGATCCACGAGGCCCTCAAGCACGTGATGGAGGGCCGTACCACCCTCCTCATCGCACACCGCCGCTCCACCCTGAACCTCGCCGACCGCATCGCCGTCCTCGACGGCGGCCGGCTCGCCGACCTCGGCACCCACGAGGAACTCCAGGAGCGCTCCGCCCTCTACCGCCGGCTGCTCACCGACCCCGACGAGCTGGGCGGGGTCTCCCCGGGGCGCGCCGAACCCGCCGTACCGCGGGAGGACACCTCCGTACGCGAGGAGCTGGACGCCGAGTTCGACGCCGAGCGGGGCGTGACCCCCAGGCTGTGGACCGGCGACCGGGAACCGAAGGACCAGGCGCTCTCCGGCACCCCGGCCACCCCGGAGCTGCTCGCCCAGGTGGACGCGCTGCCCCCGGCCACCGACACCCCCGACGTCGACGAGGTCGGGGCGGTCCGCCGCGAGGACTCCTACGGCCTGCGCCGCCTGCTGCGCGGCTTCGGCGCGCCCCTGCTCCTCAGCCTGCTGCTGGTCGCCGTGGACGCGGGCGCGGGCCTGCTGCTGCCGGTGCTGATCCGGCACGGCATCGACGCGGGCGTGACCAGGATGGCCCTCGGCGCCATCTGGTCCGCGTCCCTGCTGGCCCTGCTCACCGTCCTCGTCCAGTGGGCCGCGCAGATCGGCGAGACCCGGATGACCGGCCGTACCGGCGAGCGGGTGCTGTACACGCTGCGGCTGAAGATCTTCGCGCAGCTCCAGCGGCTCGGGCTCGACTACTACGAGCGCGAGCTGACCGGCCGGATCATGACTCGCATGACAACCGACGTCGATGCCTTGTCGACGTTCCTCCAGACGGGTCTGGTCACGGCGTTCGTCTCGGTCGTCACGTTCTTCGGCATCATGGGCGTCCTGCTGGTGATCGACCTCCAGCTCGCGCTCGTGGTCTTCGCGACGCTGCCCCCGCTGATCGTCGCGACCTTCTTCTTCCGCCGGGCGAGCGTGAAGGCGTACGAACTCGCCCGGGAACGCGTGTCGTTGGTGAACGCCGACCTCCAGGAGTCGGTCGCCGGGCTGCGGATCGTGCAGGCCTTCCGGCGCGAGCGGGACGGCGGGCTGAGGTTCGCCGGGCGCAGCGACAGCTACCGCAGCGCCCGCATCCGCGGCCAGTGGCTGATATCCGTCTACTTCCCGTTCGTGCAGCTGCTGTCGTCGGTGGCGGCGGCGAGCGTGCTGATCGCGGGAGCACACCGGATCGAGGCGGCGACCCTGACGACCGGCGCCCTGGTCGCCTACCTGCTCTACATCGACCTGTTCTTCGCGCCCGTCCAGCAGCTGTCCCAGGTATTCGACGGCTACCAGCAGGCCACGGTCTCCCTGGGCCGCATCCAGGAGCTGCTGCGCGAGCCGACGTCCACGAGGCCGGCGGACGAACCCCTCGAAGTGCTGTCCCTGCGCGGTGACATCGCCTTCGAGGACGTGCACTTCGCGTACGGCGCCGACGAGGAAGCCCTGACCGGCATCGAGCTGACGATCCCCGCCGGGCAGACGGTGGCGTTCGTCGGCGAGACGGGCGCCGGCAAGTCGACGCTCGTCAAGCTGGTCGCGCGTTTCTACGACCCCACCGCCGGCCGGGTCACGGTCGACGGCACGGATCTGCGCACCCTGGACCTGACCTCGTACCGGCACCGCCTCGGGGTCGTCCCGCAGGAGGCGTACCTGTTCCCCGGTACCGTCCGGGACGCCATCGCCTACGGCCGCCCCGACGCCACCGACGCCGAGGTGGAGGCGGCGGCGCGGGCGGTCGGCGCGCACGAGATGATCGCCACGCTGGAGGGCGGCTACCTGCACGAGGTCGCCGAGCGCGGGCGCAACCTCTCGGCCGGCCAGCGCCAGCTGATCGCGCTCGCCCGCGCCGAACTGGTCGACCCCGACATCCTGCTCCTCGACGAGGCGACGGCCGCCCTGGACCTGGCCACGGAGGCCCAGGTCAACCAAGCCACCGACCGCCTGGCGGGCCGTCGTACGACGCTGGTGGTCGCCCATCGCCTCACCACGGCGGCCCGTGCGGACCGGGTGGTGGTGATGGACCACGGCCGGGTCGCGGAGGACGGCACCCACGACGAACTCCTCGCCCGCGACGGCCGCTACGCCGAGCTGTGGCGCACGTTCGTCGGCCGCCCCGAACCGGAGGAGCCGGTCACCGCCGCCCGCTGA